The Leptidea sinapis chromosome 36, ilLepSina1.1, whole genome shotgun sequence genomic interval GCATGGCCTAacgactttatacaaaatactggATGGCACAATTTCTACTTCCCTCTTGTCGAATATTCATCTCAGAGTTCCCAATCGGTCTTCAAGACATGAACAGCCTTTTATCATTCCGTTCTGCAATAATAACGTATCCTTCCATAACCCTATCTGtagaatttgtcgtcaatacaatgcactactactcgaaatcagtgaagtacctgacatccacagttcatctgtttgtaaatggaaatctagtttatataaattccttaattagtttaaatttttaaaaaagcatcttaatataactaccataattattcacttctatttgtccaaatatatattctctctatctttttcttttataatactacattacctaaaactagttttaaaatcgctattactgttgtatttgcatagttattaatttatgctaaacatgctgagtacacaccctcgtggagttgcagcctatcttgtatttagctgatagtttatttttttattatgtatttgttgtaattctgttgtgtacctattaaataaataaataaataaatgcaaccAAATGCTTTCATATATGTATCATTCACGCGCAAGATCAATCCAATAATTAGTCAATACAGTATCCTAAATGAAAGTATCCTAAAGTCCATAGCATACGCGATTTGGGAGTAACACTTGattctaaacttaattttattgagCACGTTGACAACATCCTTGCATTAGCCTCTAAGTCTCTAGGATTTGTAATGAGAAACGCCAaagattttagaaaaatatccaCAATAAGAGCCCTATTTAAAAGCTTTGTGAGATCTAAGTTGGAATACTGTTCCCAAGTATGGTGCCCTGACTATAATATCCACAGTGACAGGATTGAAAGGCttcaaaagaaaataatccGCTACCTCACCTACCGTACGCCTGACGTACGAGACTTGATCTCGTATAACGATCGTTTGCGTCATTTTCAAACCCTTTCATTAAAATCCCGCCGTTTATACTTAGATATGATTTttctgtacaaaataataaacagtaaAATTGAGTGTCCTGCTCTCTTGAGTTTGTTTGACATCAATATTCCCCATCGACCTCCTCGTAAGGCAACTGCATTGTTTAAAATCCCACTCCGCAGAACGAGGCTTGGAGCCAATTCAACTTTAGTAAAGCTTTCGCGGTCATACAATTATCTATCTTCAAGGATTGAGGGTTAAGACATTAAccataattcaatttaatttaaatttgttctttaagtgtacttttctttttatttgtgtagaaataGTTGTAGAATATGTTTTAGATTCATATAATACGTTATTAGTATCTAGCCGACAATTAACGTCAAAaaagtatgtgtttttttatttactaatttaatttaaatatgttcttatatatttttctttttatatgtgTAGaggtaaatgtaaaatatttattagatttatataatttgttattattttatagccgacaaacaatcgtcataaaattatgtttcatgcATGTCCGATTGCCTGTAAGTAGAATtgcaattatcatttttttaagtatgttgtaattatagtggaatgtatgttgtagtttctgtaggtaatcttaaataaataaataaatttgcgaCGGAATAAAAATTCACTATGTTCATTTTTACGAACGCTTTTTTATTTCGGACTAACTGATTAGTTATCTCGTTATATTCAAAATTGTGTTGTATCTTTTAAAACACTGACCcatacagaaaaaataaatgtcaaatacACCGTAAAAagcaataacaattaaaaaaactaaaaaatttacaCATTTGCAAGAGTCAAGTAGTGAATAAGTGTCCATTTTAGCTTCTTCGAAAGGCAAACACAATCTATTCACCCAGAAGACTCGcgataaaataaaagtagtgaacacacaaaataaagaaagaaatacGTATTGAATTGGGAATAACTCGCAATTATACTTTCTGATACTTtttagattaataattttaacaaattataaattggaTAAACcttaagataattttttttgtatgattaAACTCACGAACATACTGTTTTGTGAGTTGTGAGTGACTACATGGGTTTTTGAATGTGGGAGAGTTATGCTGTCGTCCTATGATGACAGAACGATCGGGCTAGAATCGTTCGGATTAAGTTGCATACTCGCACAGAAAACCGGcgtgaataataatataggtatgTGTGTTCGTTGGGGAGGATATATGCTGTCaactttaaatttagtatagtatttattacatattataatgatacAAATCAGATTTTATGCTTAATGtaaatatgtacttacttaTGTATTTTAGTAAACAGAAAATAAACAATAGTACCAGTCTTCCAGAGGGTTAGACAGAGTTTTGGATGTCCATTTGTAGTGAATCTGAAGGGTTTGCCAACCTTCTTCTATGCAGGAAACCCATCATACACTTTTATTCTTGCTTCACTACCTGTGTCAAAATGCAGTTCTGATATTATACTATCGATAAGGAAACTTTCGATATGATGCGAGCACTAGTAATGAGAATTGTAAACAAGAACAATCGTTATTCAgacgtattttacaaatgtttGCTTACATAATTgaaagttaatataataaaaataaatacggcATGAAATTATTCGTAAAATGCcaatttttgataataaatatgaCCTAGAGTACAATATGCCTGGAATGATTTTTCAGTTTTGTAGCGCCCGCGCCGCTTACAcgaccttatttttttatatcttttatataatcCCTGAAGTATGAATAACGTGGAAATCGaaggaaattaattcaaaatgcaaaaatatttcagagtacTATACGCTTCTCTCACAGacgtcaaaatttgttctctggacgctcgctagtggcgcttcaaataggcacaaaaaaattgctgtcaaacatatggaacagcctgccCAGTGGTTTAATCATAGAGGTCAGTGAATCCCGCCTTTTATATGTTGTATTTAGTTACTTACATCTTCTTTGGTACCTTTATTCTTTGCGCCCGCTGCCCACAGAACACTTACGTGACGATAACTCTAACAAGCCTGAAGCCGCTGCCCAGTGCCCACGAGTGATCATATTCTCTTTGCCACTGCCCAGCTGTTTTTTGGCTCAGtgagaataattttatttaaatattattgaagaaTTTAATATTGAAGCTTAAGCTCCCATTTACCAAGTACTTGCACAGAAACAGATTACAGAACTGAGTACACTATTACTTTACTCAAATTGAACGATCAACAAAGTGATTAAGTTTACTTCGACTCTAACTAACTACTTTACCAGAAAGTTTTtggttaaaaaaatagaaattgtaattggtaatttaaaatagttaatGAGAACAGAAATATTggcatttaatataatatacttaatacgTTATTTCTAGAAATAGTTTTTTGtccatagatttttttatttgtaatagttGGAAgcaattaaatcaaaattgttttaagaGCAGTTGCACCTTATCGATCATGATAACACTTTGGAATCTCTTTGAAGCTTCACTGCTATGCTTAAATGCTGTATGTGTTCTCCATGAAGAAAGGTTTATGCAAAAAAGTAAGCTACTTCTATATCTTTGTATAGTTTTAGATTATGTATTTAAGATTTAgaaactataaagtttttagtatagtatttattacatattataatgatacAAATCAGATTTTATACTTATTGTAAAtatgtactaaaattattaagtattttagtaaacagaaaataaacaataacaccAGTCTTCCAGAGGGTTACACAGAGTTTTGGATGTCCATTTGTAATGGTTCTTCTTCTATGCAGGAAACCCATCATACACTTTTATTCTTGCTTTACTACCTGTGCCCCTGAAATACCTTCCAACAGAATTGTGATCTACACCCAGGTTGATCTTTTCCAACACTGCCTAACACATATGCCTGATAAATTTATGCAGTCAATTTACTTTCATCAGTCATCTCTGAATGTGTCTCTGTCTTTTATATTACAGTGCCAAAAATATAAGCCTAATTCACATGAGGCCAATGTAATAATCTATtgatatatattacaatagcTCGATGTAAAGGGCTTAAACTTGCATTATAGTGGTACACAACATTAAAACCACAAACATTATCATACACTAGCATACAGCTGTTACtcactaatgtgtaaacataatataatgtgtatAAATATGGCCTATCTTAGATTGTGTCTGGATCTGGTATAGGAAAGTTGAGATACAGTTCTTGCCAGATTAACTGTCTGCCTAATAATAATAGGTTATCATTCATAGTTGCTATATTAagattcatttatttcataatttaatttttaaacattaaattataattaaaaatatttcattagcTCACTAGTTTtgcattattaaaaacatatatacaaaatatttatgtgcATCATGATATCTATTGAGTAACAGCTCCTCACCCCTGATATGTTGCTGAAGCATTAAATCCTCTAATGAAAATTCATCCTCTTGTCTGTTATTTTAACAGCCTATGTGTCATTTCAAGTCCCTAGGTTATATTGACAATATTGTTACCTTTATATAAAGATGTTAGGATCATCATAttctgaaacgtgacattggcgagttgtggtgccccttccacagaagccactaggaagaatagaatagaatcaTCATATTGTGGCCTGTCAGTTGGTGGTAATTTACAACATCTCTTGTTTCAGTGGGATGGGGAGCTAACACACAGAATCAAGGCTTTGAAGATCAATCATCtgtcaaatttcaaatattaaatttggtTCGTTCTATAAGGACTGTTACTAGAAGTAAGTAATGTGTTTATATTAGAAGCAGCAAATagatgcattgccggcctttaacttGTAATCTAAAAGACCCCTTAGTCATATTGGATCTGGAAAACtacagctggtaattgattccacaaagtggtggTGCAAGGCAAGGTATTTCACACAGAGTGTGGTTGTAGAAAGCCAGATGACAACATTATATGGTTGGAATTTTGTATTCTGACATGTAGTCCAGTTAACTATAGCTCATTGCtcagattgattcttttcatggaTTTTTTTTGGaccttttgcagtgagctgacatATCTTTATGAATCTTATAATATCTTTTGCTGACATATCTCAATGAAGAATTAAACTTTGACCCAACCCAAATAAATGCTACTTTTTAACAGACTttgaaaaggaggaggttctcaattcaattggttatttttttatgtatgtatgttgatTTATGATCGTAAATGATCCGATTTtggtgattcttctttagtttgatgcggaatgtttgccatttggtcccataaacatagtttggccccatagttttcattttatgaatatttttgtgtttgtggatgattttattatagtttgtggactgcttttttaggagttatgattttgttttattatatgtatatataaatatatttattatatatgctCTCGTTTTCCAAGGTAATTCAGTTGTATAAACAGGGCTCTCTTGAGGTAAATTCAATATTAAAGTTGCTGATGAACGCGAATTTCGGAAACATTGCTTCACTCACCATGTCTACTACAGGATATCTCAGTAAGGTTTACTCAAACAGCCGCAGCGAGTTTGGGAGTGGATGTCTAGCTTcgttaatttacattatttggGTAATTTTCCTGCACCAGATCACATAGCCAGACTTCAGGCAAATATTTCCTTTTGCACAATAATGTCAGTCCCAGATATTTTATCTTAGTGGAAAACGGTgtaggttatttatttattacatattaaggGGATGTGAGGCCATCCTTTTTCTGCTTTCTAGTAAAAGCACCAGGACGGTCTTTTCAGCATGAACCACCAGTTTATTGTGTTGGCACCATTTATATATTAGAGCTCTCTATAAAAGGTACGAGATCTACTGTCTCAAGATACACTAGATCATAAAATCAGAGATACACCATGTAGCCTCAATTTTACAATCCTACCGAGAGCATCGACTCGACCCATCTGACTATAGTAAAGTTGGCCATTTAATCATCTAAAGCATTGGCTTGCCCCTTGAGTAAAAATTTTCTTCAAATTCCTAAATTTTAGATTAGATAATAGACATAGATTTTagttagtttaataaaactaaacaatGTGTTACTACTATGTTAATGCtactattttttctttacagTTCCACTCatcattttgaatatattaacaatattgttcAAATTGCTCCTAGGTTAATAAGTAATATGATGAAAAAACACAGAGTGCTAGACCTCTAATTGTACTTTTATTGTTGCAATAGAAGACTACAACATGTTATAaggttattgtatttttttaaatatgtataaaatatttttaattttatattgactttgtagttttatttaagtatttttgcataACATAGCATAAAAATATGTCATCAAACACCAAACAGCTATGATATCACCTATTGTACACCTGATAACTCTAggcaaataacaaaaattttgaataatgtaTTTCAGAGCAATATCattgataaaacttaaaaataatataggacCGAGGTGAGAGCCTTGAGGAACGCAAGACATAGCAAAGTAAGGCTGCTAATCGTAACCATTCATTGACACAATCTAAAGTCTTTTTGCTAGGTAATACTGAAACCAACTGAGGAGTGAACCGTTATTCGAAAATGGTATAGTTTTTATAGATATTCTGTATAGATTGCATCTACTTCATCACCCCAGCGCAAAGATCTGCTAAAAAACATGCTAAATTTGTTGCAGTGGAACGACTTGGTAGAAATCCATGTTGATCAACAGAAAGGGAATGTTTGACATGTGAAAACAAGATAGAATAGCTATTGGCCCATAATTTTTACGTTTGCCTTATTCCCTTTTTTGTGCAATGGAAATATTCGTCCATTTTCAACTCATCTGGGAAACATCCATCAGCCAAAGAGcggttaaaataatacttaatggtAAAGCAATAGCAGAACTAAAACACTTAACAAAAACAGGAGGATAACTGTCGAGGCGAGAACccttaaaaatatctatttgttttaatttagctAATACTTCCcttttatttatagtaattttgttaatagcattactattaataatgaaatgatCATTGGGCGTGTTTTGTGAAGAGTTCTTAGCTAGCAAAAAGATTAGTAATATCAGACCCGGATTCAACAGATGTGTTGTCGCTATCATAGTCACTGGAAGTAATGtggaatttttattttgtgatttaaTGTAGCGCCAGAATGCACTTCGAGTTTTAGCTATTTCCTGTTCAATTGAACTTTTGTATTGATTATAGCAAATATGAAAAAGCTTTACACAATGAACATGGACAGTTTCAAATTAAATCATATCGATTGGATTATTATATTTAGGATATCTACCTCTTACAGAGTTTTTCTATTTCAGCAAGTCTTCTATTTATTAAAGACACACTAATCCACAGTGGCAATTTGGACTTTATAGGATTCTTTTTTGGTATAAATTTCTCTCGAACATCATACAATATTTGATAAAACAATGACACGACTTCATTTACTACATTGCGCAAATCTGAAGTTCCATTCGACCCTGCATAATTAGCTTACAATTTTGTTGTAGTCACCTggaatatttataactagcgcAGGATGCCTATTATCTTGTTCACGCAGAATGTCCAAAGTTTTATTGACATATGCATTCCCTATATTCATTCGAACCAGATCCAATAGCCTTCCATCAGAATTTTCTATGTGATTAATTTGGTACAAATTATTTAACGCTATGTTATCgataaagttaattaattaaaatgttttatagtatGTGTATTAGTtagtaagtaaatttttatgttttgttaactgtaataaaggcattattattattaatcgatACAAGTATATCCCAGTTAGTTATTGTCATTAGTAGCCCCTTACGATAAGTTTCTTCTGTTTTAGCCATTTAAGGAACGGTAAGTTGAAATCACCCAATATTAAAACCTTATCAACCATGCTCATAGCATTGTTAGCTTTGTCCAGATGGTTCCATAACACTTCAAGATTAAGAGGTGGatgtagttattattatttaaattgagaaGTACACATAAATATCTTCGCAATCAGTTTCCCATACTTCAACGCGTATTGAGGGAATGTCTTTTTTTATGCCATTTAGTACCTAAGTACCCCTCCTCCATCGTTTTTGATGAAGTACAACATGACCTATCACTATGATATATTATGCAGTAATTTGAGTTTATGAATTCACCATTTTTTATTTCCGAATTAAGCCGGGTCTCCGTTAGAGCGATAACATTAAAGTTTGTTTgcataatttgtttataaatgttattcgtatatctaaatgaataaataataaaacaaactaaacTAAGTATagtcggaaatgtaattcgaATTTCGATTATTCGTGATCAAAAATGTGAAGCAATGTCACTGTCAACATGATAATTCAGAGGCTATCAACATTTTTCTAGTATCAGTAGTTTAATTATTGCaaacttattttaattcataaaacattttcattcattcaaaaaaatatttttttttacaaatgtctttatttgataatatttactaAACATAAAGAAATACTTTCTTTATTAATATTCGCTCTCTGATTCGGGGTTTGAAGAGATCGATGACGATGGATGGATGGATGGAATTGGTTActcttataaattgtattttccGTAGCCAACTTGTTCTCAGCAATAGTTTGCTAATTTGATATTTCTCTTTTTACGATTTCTAATAACTGAGCTGTTATCATAttttcttcataatttatatttttcgatATGAGCCATTCAATGATTAGTGCAGTTATGGGGTTCTATTCTAACCTTCGGGAGTGGTAAGGAACATTATCTAAACGTATACCGAATTGGTTTTTAGCTTTGACAGTATCCCTTAAAACCACTTTTCAAAATGAGCGAGTTGAAGACtcgcttttttttttggattcgaACATTAATAATGCTCCATCTACAAATCCGTTCTCGTTGCCTATATGACATAATATAAGACGCCTTCCTTTTTCGTTGGACCTTTTCAGCCTGTGGCAAACCCCTCTTGTTAAAGAGTTTTAATTTGAGTATCAAACCACATTTTCGTCTTGTAAAAGTATTTACCATTATTAACTGTAATCATAAAAATCTCCATATTGTATAAAAGCAAAACATTCACTTTCCAGTTTTTTGGGAGATACACAATTCTCCGCTACATAAACTGCTACGGCGCTTGTGGGtagcatatttaaaatttatatatttaaggaCGATTCTCATCGTGTGCATTGCAATATCAGGCATACCAAGATCAGAGTTTACAGCTTTAATAAtcttaaatcattattaatattttaatcaccCAAATCGAATAACTTAGAATAGACTAGAGTAGCCAACATACAGGAAATACCCAAATGTCCAAACTATCATAACAATATAGATAATTATCACAGATtaagtttt includes:
- the LOC126975591 gene encoding immediate early response 3-interacting protein 1, with the protein product MITLWNLFEASLLCLNAVCVLHEERFMQKMGWGANTQNQGFEDQSSVKFQILNLVRSIRTVTRIPLIILNILTILFKLLLG